AGATAACTCTTTTTTTATTTTCAGTAAAGATGTATTAGCAGTAATGATGGAAGCTATATTTTTCAAATCATGAATAGCCATAGCAAAATCATCAAATTGAGTATTCAATTTCTTATTCAATATTTCTAAATCATTTCGTAAGGATAAAATAGTATCTAGACTGTCTAATCTCCTTAGATAACGGCTTTTAAAAGAAAGTCTCTCTTTATTATATTTAGGCATAACTATTCCATATAAGAAAAGATGTTCAAAATTGAGTTCAATTCTGAACATCATATTTGATATTATTTTAGATAAATCATCTTCTTTAAATAATCTTGCTTAGTTGTTTTCATTCTATAGTAATATACACCGCTACTTAAATTATCAGCTTTATAATTAATAACATGATTACCTTTTACAAAAAAACCATTGGTTATTGATTGCAGAAATTCTCCGTTTGAATTATAAAGTAAAAGTTCGACTGGAGAATCCTGAGGTATCGAAAAATTAATTATAGTTTGTGAATTAAAAGGATTTGGATAGTTTTGAGAAAGTTTTATCTCATCAGGTATATTTTTTTCATTATTGATACCGACTTCCTCTGGTTTAGGAATAATAATATGATCTATGAATAAAGTTCCTGAACCTCCTCTAAAGAAACCAATATAGTAATTACCCTCTAAATCTAAATCAGTTTCAAACCTTGAGAAGAGATGATTAGGTATGAAATCAGTAATTTCGGTCCAATTTACTCCATCTTCTGAATATTTGATTTTAAGATATGGTGACTGCCAATAATAGTTACGTGCATAAAGAGTTAGTTTATCTCCGTAAGAAATTTCAAGTTTTGGTGTGATAAGAGGAGAAGCGTCAGTTGGCAAACTTGATGACACTGCACACATTATACCTGAATATACACCACTGGCAATATCTTGCAGAAACCAGCTATTGCTATCAGTAGTCCATCCATTTGGCGGAAATCCACCAGCTTCAAAGTCTTCAAGAATATATCTATCACCTTCAACATCAATTATATCTGATTTTGCATTATTATCATTAAAAAAATCATCAGATAGAACTGCTTCAATATTAAAGCTTTGTCGAATAACATCAGGTGTATTCCAATTAAATGTATACTCCTTAATTTCACTTGGCACAATATTGTTTATTTCAATTATCTCTACTACTTCATCATCAATTTTAATTTCCATAGCACTTCCATTACAGACTTCAAAGCCATTGTTTAAAACTTTCAATGTTATCAATAGATTATCATTGGGCATAATCTGAATAGTTTTATCATATTCAATACTTAGAAGTTGCAAATCATTTACGTCTTGTTTAATTTCTGGTCCAATTACATGATCAAGTTTCACGACACCAAAAAAATCTTTATAGAATCCTAGGTAATATTCCCCTTGGATTGATGATAAACTAATCGAATATTTTTTAACTTCTCCATCAATCATTATTGTCTCAAAATCATTCCAGTTTACCTTATCTTCAGAATATTGAATTATAAATGGTTGAGGTGGATCAAAGTTATTTCTACTAATGAAAGAAATAGAATCGTTTTCATCAATTGTGAGCATTGGAGTTATTATTCTTCCCTGATCATCATGGAAAGAGGTTGCCATATAGTCACCAATAAATCCGAATACAGTTATTTCTTGACTATACCAAGAATCTGGGAATATCCATACTGATTGAATATCCCAACCGTGAGGTGGAAAAAGTTCACCTTCAAATCCTTCAGCAATCTGCGTATTTGTAAAAACAGGAACTTTAATTTTTTTTAGATTATTTACAAGATTATCATCATTTATATCAATCAATGTTCCAACATTAACATAGGATGACAATTCTGAATGAGTTACTTCCCAGCTAAATTGATGTTGAAAAGATGTACCAGATGTTAAATAATCAATAGTTACACTATCAACTTTAGACTCTTCTTTGAGAAGATAAACTTTTATATTTTCAAAATTTACACTACCTAAATTCACTATATCAGTGTTTATTTGAATTGTCTCACCTTCATAGATATAGTCGAGATCCGATGAAACATAACTCATTTCTCCTACATAAAGATCGTTAGTTGATTCAAAAATTTCAGGTCCACTTACATCATCTATATGCCATATTGCATTCATATCTGGTTCTTTCAAAAATGCTATATAAGCGAATGTGTCTAAAGAATCCAGATCAAACTCAAAGTTATTATATCCACCATTAATTACTGATATTTCACTCAACAAATTCCAATTTGATTTATCTTCAGACCACATAATTTTGAAGTTTTCTGGTTCCCAAGAATTTTGACTAATCCAAAAACTCAATACTGTGTTTTCTTCTCCAGTAAAATCTAACATTGGAGTAACCAGATACCCCCAATTATCACCCTGGATGTAACCACAATAACTTCCAGAATGTGCTCCCCAGCCTTGTCTTACCCATCCGTCATTGAAACTTCCCGGACGAATTACTTCCCAACCCTCTGGAGGCCATGTCGTAGCTTCAAAACTTTCGTTTAGGATTGAACCTTTTTTCCCTTGTAAAATTGACACGAAAACTAAGAGGTATATTAAAGATCTCTTAATTTCGATTACTAGTTTTGACTTTTTCATTTTATCCTCATTTAATTTGTAACTCACGGTTACAAAAATACAAAATTATCAAAAGAAAGCAAAATAAAAAAAATAAAATTTTGTAACTAGCGGTTAAAATTTGCTATAAAACTCTCAATTGAGTGTGAATTAGAAAATTGATAATCAAAAAATTCTGAAAATTGTTTAGAGAACTCTGCATGTTCAATACTGACTGTTGTTTTTGTAACATTTGTTCCAGCTGTAACTTTATTTTCTAATGAAATGAAAGTTAATTCCTGATCAAAAATTATCATTTTTAGAGGAACATTACTCATTATTCTTACTTCAGCACCATCTTTTTCAAACAATCTCAATGTATTAATCAATTCTTCGTCATAATTATCATGCACTTCAAATATAAATTTATATTTTATACCTTTTGTAAGTTTGGTTCCATTAGCCTTAATTCCACTAATTAAGCCATCGTAAGGTGATTGATGATATGCTCTAATGATCTGTTTTACATCAGCATTTAATTGTTTTACTTTTTGAAAAATATAGTTTGGATCTTTCAGTATTTCTACAAAATCTGATTCTTCATGTTCTTCTCTAAATCTATTATAAATTTGATCTAAAGAATCTGCTGTGTTTTTCAGTGCTACAATTTTATCTTCCAAATCTTTATTGATTGAACTTAAACCTAGTTTTGGAGAAATAGCTCTGAATCTTTTAAATTTACCTACAGCTTTAACAACAAGTCCTTTTTTCTGTAGATTTTCTATTACATAATAAATTTTAGTTCTTGGTACTCCTGATAGATCAGATATCTCAGTAGCACTTAAATCAATTTTCTTTAAAAGAGTATAGTATACTTTTGCTTCATATTCAGTAAAACCAAATTTTATTAGTTCTTCGATATATTCATTCATAGTTTCTCCGATTTGTACTTGACAAATAAAATAAATATTAAAAAAAATGAAATAAAAAAATGATGATTCTCGATAAATGAATAAAATGTAGGATAAGGAAGCTAAAAAAATCATCAAGGATACTTTATAACCAGATATGATAATATACTTGCTAGCATTTCTTATATTGTATAAATTCCATGCAAAATGATCTATGGAGTAAAATGTGGAAAATAACAAAACTGATAGAATTATATCTTACTCTGCTATTGTCATAGCATTAGCTTCAATAATTATTTCTATCTGGCAAGGGATTGAAACTAGAAATCACAATAGACTATCAGTAACGCCTAGATTAAACATAACATATCATGCTAAGTCAAACGAAATTAAATTCAAAGTCAAAAATAATGGATTAGGTCCTGCTTTGATAAGAGATTGTACTATTTCATTTGATGGGAAAAAATATAAATCATATGGACCAAATGAGCTTTATAAATTTCTAGAATACCTAGAAATTGAAGGTATTCTAAATTTTTCAATTATTGGTGAATCATCTTTAATACCAGCAGGCGAGGAAGAAAATCTACTTATATTTTATTCAGATTCTCTAAGCGAAGAGATGCTCCTTCATACTTTACCAAATTCATTAGGTTTTAAAATAGAATATTCATCCATGTATGACGAGCATTTCACTTCTACAAATGATGTTTATGATGAATTGGATGAGAATTAGCAATACTATTGTTTTTATCTATACAGGAACCTGCTCGAAAATGCTAAATTTTCGAACAGATTCCTATTGTTATAAATCTTAACATTGAAATTATTGAAAGAATGAGCTTTTTAGAAAAATACAATAATAATCTAAATAGTATTTTTCAATAATTCCAGTCAATCCTATTTCTTATCGATTCCTTGTTTAATATGATCTGGTAATACAGAGTTTACGTCAATTTCATTACCGTAATATTTTCTTACAATATCTATATATTCTCCATTTTCAACAATTTCTTTTAAACCTTTTTTGAAAGATTGTATAACTTCATTATCTTCTTTCTTAAACATAAGACTTGAGTTTGCTACAAAAAAAGGAGTTTCAACAGCTTCAAACTGTTCCGTAGATTTTGGAAATAATTCTTTAATGATATCCCATCCCGCTAAATCAACAGCAGCAACAAAATCAACTCGACCGGCTTCAAGTTTTCTAAAATTCAATTCAATATCACTTACATAATCGAGATTTAGTCCTTTTTTTTCTAAAGTTGAAACAGTAGAACTACCTCTAACCGTTCCAATTTTGTATTCTTTAAGCTCTCCTAAATCAGAATAAGATACACCATTTGGAAAATTACTTTTTTTATAGAAAAGAACAAACCTTATAAGATGCAAATCTACAGCTTCCACTAAGTCAAGCTTTCCTGATGAATCAAGCCACTTTATAGTCCCTACTAATCCGGTACTACCTTTATCAAACAATGACCATGAAGCTCTTGTCATAGGGACATACTTCAATTCAATGTTTTCATCAGCTTTTTTAAAAGCTTTTTCGACAATCTCAATCGAAAAGCCTTTTTTGCCATCAGATGAAATTTTTTCTATCTGAAACGGTGGATAGTTTACAGCAGAAATGGAAATTAACTCTTTAGATTCCAATAACGGAACTAAAACCAATGCCAGACTTACAAAAACTACATAAAATAATCTGCTCATACGATTCTCCATTTTTTTAATGTTTTCTTCATTAGGAATTTTGCTATAAAAAAAATATACACTTTTCTTAACTTCTATGTCAAGCTTTATTTCTGATGATCACTTTTCTCATAATTTTTCAAATCCTGGATTCTCTCTAAAAGATCATCCCTTTTAAACAACTTAGCTTGTTCCTCTAATCTTATAATTTTCCTTTTATTTATCTTTCTTTTTTTTATTGTTAGATTCAGTTCAACCTCCTCGATCTCTACCTCGCAAATTCTGAACAAATCATGATTTATTTTAAAATGTCGTTTACAGTTTCTTAAACATTTAAATGCCATATCATAATGATTTAAACCCTTATAGGCATAAAACTTACCTTGATATGCTAAACCTACAAATAGAACTTCATTATTTCTTTTTGCCAGTTTTAATTGTTTATCAAAATATAAAATAGCATTACTATAATGTTCTAATTGCAATGAGCAGATACCTAAGTTTGTTATAGCAGTAAACTTCAATCGTATATTATCAATATTTTCAGATAAATGAAGCTGCTGATTAAATCGATTGATCGCTATTTTATATTTTTTTTTACTTAAGTAGACCGCTCCAATATTTCCCATAGCAGTTGCTATAAATTCGAGATTTTTCATATTTGTAGAAATCTCAAGATCTTTTAAATGACACTTAAGAGCTTCTTTATATTTTTTTAAAGACATCAAACATATTCCTTTTATCCTATAAGCAATTGCTCTCCCAATGTCACTCTTAATTTTTCTACTAATTGATAAATAATTATCAGCATACAAGATACTTTGGGTATAATCATTTTTTCGTAATGATAGCATTGCTAGTTTACTTAAACTCTCACCTTGAAGTTGAAGATTAGTGTTCTTATAACCTAGTTCAATCAATGGTTTATAGTATTTTTCTGCTTCATCGATATTATTTCTAAACAAATAGAGTCCACCAATTCGACTAAGGACTGTTGCTTCTAAAGAATAATCTTCTATCCTTTTGGCTACCTCTCTTGCTTTCAAAAGATAAAATCTACCCTTTTCTGTCTCTCCAATTGTTAAGAAATATGTTCCTAAATTGAGTTGTGCAAAATATAGATCTTTAGGACGATTATATTGCTTTGACAATGTTTCAAGCTTTAGAAAAGTATCTATTGATAATTGTTTTTGGCCAGTTTTTTTATAAATATTTGACAAATTTGAATAACTCTCAATTTTTAAGTCTATACTATCTTCAGCACAATTATTTATACAATCAATATAAAAGCTTTGAGCTTGAGTATAGTTTAGTTTAATCTCATTGAATTTTGCAGAGATAAAATAATATCTCGTTGAAGTTAAACTATTTTTTTTGATCCACATCTTATATATGATCAACATTTCTTCACAAATATCAAATTTTTCATTAAAAGAGGCTTTTTCAATTACAAGAGAAAGTAGAAGTTCAAATTCTGGAATAACATACTTATTCTCAATTAAATAACGAAAAATTGGAATATACATTTTCAAAGATAAATTCATTGCTTTTGTTTCTAATTCAGTAGTTAGATATATTATAAACTTACGAGCAAATTTAAAACTCATGGAAAATCGTTCAAAGTTTAGTCTCTCAAACAAAGGTAAACACAACTTAATATCTCTATAATTCACAAACTTGTTAAGATTAAACTTTAAAATTTCAATAATTGAACTAATTCTTAATTCATTCAAACTCTTAAAATTCAATTTACTAATTAGATGTTTTAAATCCAGATAATAAGAATTTTTAAGTTTAACTTTTATTGGAGGAGAGTTTGTATAGTTTGATACAATATTATAAAAGGGACCACTACTTTTTGCATAATGAAAGAATCTTCCCATACCAACTTGTACCTTATCTACATGATCAAAACCGTTTAACAAAGTGGTATTTTTAAAGACATATTCAGCAAAATTAGCATTAGTTTGAGAGATGTTTTCATTTGTAAAACCAATAATTATCGTATCACTTTTTAAATTGTGAGCTATTTGTATATATTTATATAAACTTTGCACTTGCAAAGGTACAGTATTAAATTGAATAACAACTGAATTTACTTTGTTATCTTCTGAAATATATTGAGAAATCTTTTTTAAAACAGTAGATTCTGAAGCCTCAATTTCAAACTCGTCAATTATTTTACTTGCACTCCATTTTGGATAAACTGTTTTTGCTGTGATAATTGTAGAAACTATATCATCAGATAAAGAAGAAGGATGAGTTTGTAGTAGTCTAGACTTTGTTTTCAGTCCAAATTCACCTTCAAGTTTATATCTTTTCACCCATTTTGAAACACTAACTCTAGAAATTTTATATATTTCAGCACTATAAGTGATACCTTTTTCTAAAGCAGTCTTTACTACTTTGTATCTTAGTTCTGCATTTAACTTCATTAAAATCCCATCAGAATCAATTTAGATAATGTAAACTTAAAATATCAAAATTTCATCTATAATTGTTTTCATTCTCATTAATTTTATATTCCATGAAAAGAAAATAAAAAAGGAGTCGATATGAAAACAATAATCCTAATCTTACTTCTAAATGTTGTAAGCAATATGTTTGCTTCTCAGAAGGGTGAGATAACTCTATTTGAAGAAAATTGGGAAAGTTACCCTGAAGAGGTTTTACCCTTACCTGAGTATGACCCAAACTGGAAAACAATAATTCACCCTAATGGATCTTATTTTGGTATATGGGCAATTGCCCATGGAGGTACTAGATCTGTTTCCCATTCGACTGTAGGTCAAGTTTCTGGAAGTCCAAGAGATTGGCTAATTTGTAAGAAACCTTTGGTAATTCCAGAGTATGGTGGAGAATTATCCTTTTGGGCATTATCTTATGAACCTCAAAACATAGAAATAAGAGTTTCTGAGACAGTTTATACAGATACGACCGCATTTTCAAGTTATCTATTCAATGAGTCATTTCAGTCCGCTTCATTTGCAAAACAAGTGTTTGATTTGACTCCATATGCTGGAAAAACAATCTATATTGCCTGGAAAAGAAAAGGTCCATATGGTTATGCACATGGATCAAATTGGATTATAGATGACATAAAAATGATTGGGTACACTGAAGATCTTGAAGCTCCAATTTGTGAATATATTACTGGAAATATTGGTCTTGTTGGAAAATCTGTTTTTTTAAGAGCTAAGATGAAAGATCAAACTAATATCGAATCAGTTTATGGTAGAAGTGAGATTAATGGACAAGTTTCAAGTGATATACTTCTCAGTGAAAGTGAGCCAGGTAGTGGTGTATATATATTTGAGGTTCCTTACGTAGATGGTGAGTATACAGGATCTGTAAAATTTATTACTAGGGATACTTTAGGAAATGAAGGAATAACTGAAAGTTTTGAAATAAACTGGAAAAACTATCTTTTATCTGAAAATTTTGAAGATTTGTTTCCTCCTATTGGTTGGTACAATAATGGTTGGAAAAAAATGAATCAATATGGAGCAAACAATTCATCATGTGCATACAGCAATTACTTAGATGACGGAGAACTTGAATCATCACCTATTAAATTAACAGATGATATGCAACTAAGTTTTTATTGTGCGAATAGGTATCTTTATAAGAATTCAAAAATTGAAGGAATAGACACATTGTTTTGTGAACTAAAAACTATAGGTGAAGATGATTGGACAATTGTAACTATTCATTCTCCTGAAACTCCAGATGAGTCTCATGTGAAATATGTTATCGATCTTAGTCCAGTGAGTGGAGAGGAGATTATTCTTCGTTGGAGACACTCTACTAATGGATCATTTCAAGCCGAAGGAGCTCTTGTAGATAGTATTCTAGTTTATAAGAATAACACAACTGCAATTGATGATGATGTTACATTTGCAAATACAGCCAAAATAATTGGAGCTTATCCGAATCCTTTTAATCCTACGACTACAATTTCTTTTGAAACTTCAATGAATGGAAATGTTAGATTAACAGTTTTTAACTCAAAAGGAGAATTTGTTTCTGAATTAATTAACAAGAATCTAAATAAAGGAAATCATAAAGTTAATTTTGATGCTACTTCATTACCTACAGGTGTTTTTTACTATACACTGGAAACGCCTTTCGAGAGTTTAACGAACAAAATGGTATTGGTAAAATAAAATTTTATCATAACTCAATGCGACAAAGATCTGATCTTTACAAGTTCAGATCTTTTTTATTTGGTTTTAATGAATTGATATCAAACCCTAATCTTTGGTTGCCAAGCTTCAAACAACAAAATGAAGAGTCTTATTAGGGAAAATCTCATTAGATCTAGCGATATCAATTAAACTTGAAAAAAGTTAAGTTAGCCTTACTATGCGTTATAGTTATCATCTGTGTAACTCGTTTCATGCTAATTTGTTAAACATATTGCGTATTATTTTCTGAAACGACTTTTTTTTGAGACTTTACTTCTATCTTCAAAAACAACCATATCCGTATCTTCCAGATATGTATCAAAATAGAAGTTATTGGTATTATCATTATATTTCTTTAAAGTTTTTTCAATACGATGAAGAGACTCTTCCATCATAAGTATTAAATTTGATACTTTTATATCAAAGTTCAATGAATTTGTATATGATAAAAA
This genomic stretch from Candidatus Delongbacteria bacterium harbors:
- a CDS encoding choice-of-anchor J domain-containing protein → MKKSKLVIEIKRSLIYLLVFVSILQGKKGSILNESFEATTWPPEGWEVIRPGSFNDGWVRQGWGAHSGSYCGYIQGDNWGYLVTPMLDFTGEENTVLSFWISQNSWEPENFKIMWSEDKSNWNLLSEISVINGGYNNFEFDLDSLDTFAYIAFLKEPDMNAIWHIDDVSGPEIFESTNDLYVGEMSYVSSDLDYIYEGETIQINTDIVNLGSVNFENIKVYLLKEESKVDSVTIDYLTSGTSFQHQFSWEVTHSELSSYVNVGTLIDINDDNLVNNLKKIKVPVFTNTQIAEGFEGELFPPHGWDIQSVWIFPDSWYSQEITVFGFIGDYMATSFHDDQGRIITPMLTIDENDSISFISRNNFDPPQPFIIQYSEDKVNWNDFETIMIDGEVKKYSISLSSIQGEYYLGFYKDFFGVVKLDHVIGPEIKQDVNDLQLLSIEYDKTIQIMPNDNLLITLKVLNNGFEVCNGSAMEIKIDDEVVEIIEINNIVPSEIKEYTFNWNTPDVIRQSFNIEAVLSDDFFNDNNAKSDIIDVEGDRYILEDFEAGGFPPNGWTTDSNSWFLQDIASGVYSGIMCAVSSSLPTDASPLITPKLEISYGDKLTLYARNYYWQSPYLKIKYSEDGVNWTEITDFIPNHLFSRFETDLDLEGNYYIGFFRGGSGTLFIDHIIIPKPEEVGINNEKNIPDEIKLSQNYPNPFNSQTIINFSIPQDSPVELLLYNSNGEFLQSITNGFFVKGNHVINYKADNLSSGVYYYRMKTTKQDYLKKMIYLK
- a CDS encoding TrmB family transcriptional regulator, with amino-acid sequence MNEYIEELIKFGFTEYEAKVYYTLLKKIDLSATEISDLSGVPRTKIYYVIENLQKKGLVVKAVGKFKRFRAISPKLGLSSINKDLEDKIVALKNTADSLDQIYNRFREEHEESDFVEILKDPNYIFQKVKQLNADVKQIIRAYHQSPYDGLISGIKANGTKLTKGIKYKFIFEVHDNYDEELINTLRLFEKDGAEVRIMSNVPLKMIIFDQELTFISLENKVTAGTNVTKTTVSIEHAEFSKQFSEFFDYQFSNSHSIESFIANFNR
- a CDS encoding transporter substrate-binding domain-containing protein gives rise to the protein MSRLFYVVFVSLALVLVPLLESKELISISAVNYPPFQIEKISSDGKKGFSIEIVEKAFKKADENIELKYVPMTRASWSLFDKGSTGLVGTIKWLDSSGKLDLVEAVDLHLIRFVLFYKKSNFPNGVSYSDLGELKEYKIGTVRGSSTVSTLEKKGLNLDYVSDIELNFRKLEAGRVDFVAAVDLAGWDIIKELFPKSTEQFEAVETPFFVANSSLMFKKEDNEVIQSFKKGLKEIVENGEYIDIVRKYYGNEIDVNSVLPDHIKQGIDKK
- a CDS encoding T9SS type A sorting domain-containing protein, translated to MKTIILILLLNVVSNMFASQKGEITLFEENWESYPEEVLPLPEYDPNWKTIIHPNGSYFGIWAIAHGGTRSVSHSTVGQVSGSPRDWLICKKPLVIPEYGGELSFWALSYEPQNIEIRVSETVYTDTTAFSSYLFNESFQSASFAKQVFDLTPYAGKTIYIAWKRKGPYGYAHGSNWIIDDIKMIGYTEDLEAPICEYITGNIGLVGKSVFLRAKMKDQTNIESVYGRSEINGQVSSDILLSESEPGSGVYIFEVPYVDGEYTGSVKFITRDTLGNEGITESFEINWKNYLLSENFEDLFPPIGWYNNGWKKMNQYGANNSSCAYSNYLDDGELESSPIKLTDDMQLSFYCANRYLYKNSKIEGIDTLFCELKTIGEDDWTIVTIHSPETPDESHVKYVIDLSPVSGEEIILRWRHSTNGSFQAEGALVDSILVYKNNTTAIDDDVTFANTAKIIGAYPNPFNPTTTISFETSMNGNVRLTVFNSKGEFVSELINKNLNKGNHKVNFDATSLPTGVFYYTLETPFESLTNKMVLVK